The Elaeis guineensis isolate ETL-2024a chromosome 12, EG11, whole genome shotgun sequence sequence TCTTTAATCCCACTTCCTTTCCTCCAATTTATACCAGCCAAAGCAGCTCTCATATGAGCGATGGGATTGTAGAAGCAGCAACAGTCCAACCCATCAAAGAAGAAGACCATCGGCAGGATTTGGTGCAACCTCTTGAACATTTTTCCTCAAATATTCCGTCTTCATTGCTTAACAACACTGAAGGAGAAACATGTCCACCTTTTCCAATGCTGAATCACAGCGGCcatatattattatttgataacaGTCGAATTAAAAAGCCATCTCCTGATAGTTGTAGCTTTTCTTCTCAACAAAAGCACTTGGAAAAACCCATAACCTCTCGTATTACACCACTTAAGGTAAGTCTACAAACAATCTTGTGCATAGAAACCCAAAGAACTCACAACTACCATGCTATATCACTGTCTTCCAGGTTCGAAAAGAGAAGCTTGGTGACAGATTCGCCGCGCTGCAACAGCTGGTTTCACCATTTAGGAAGGTGGAAATATTCAGAACCGATGACTTTTTACGTGTTCCAAAACTAACTGATAAGTTGAATGCCACAATGATCACTCCTGTTCCTTGTTGCCACTAAACTAAAATCGGAATTCATTAATTCTTTGTATATATGAATCTTTTCAGACTGACACGGCCTCCGTGTTGGTGGATGCAATTGAATACATCAAATGTCTTCATGAGCAGTTGACTGTATGTTGGACCCCAGAAAGCTTTTAGAAACTACcattttgttataaattatcatgaGTTGTTGATAAATGATGAATCTTACAACTTTCAATGGTAATTTCAGGTACTATGCTCTCCATATGTGAAAATGGTTTGTATCTTTTGcatattagaaattaaattttaattaatatcacCTAGGTACTTGAATGCTATTAATTTACACCAAAATAAGTGATAAAAACCAAGGTGATGATAACGATTAGTTAGCTGGTGTTACTGCTGTTAACCAAACTTGAGATCCACATAATCATGAGATGAAACTAAAACTGACCAAATTGCGATCATTAACACGACCCTTGTGTTTCATATCAAAAGATTTTCAAATTTCCTAAAGAAATTTGTCGAATTTTTCTCTTTGTTCCGTGCACAGTCTTGATAGCAATTTTGAATTTTCAGTCATGTATGAATATTTTCGCTCATGCTTTTCAGATCTATGAAATTAAAAAGGAGATGGGAGGAAAAGAAGACCTGAGAAGTAGATGACTGTGTTTGGTTCCCATCTCCACCATCTGCAATGCAGGAAGGACACCTCCATCAGCTCTTAGGACCCCGTACGTGGCTGGCAGAAGCTACTGGTGAGTACTCATACTTGCATGAGGATGTCTAGAGGGAGTCAAGTCTCATGCCTAACCACTGGTAATGTTTAATTAAACTGGAGAGCGCCTTAAGGAACTAATGCTTTCCAAAAGGAATACATGTACTCTAAGATGTGTTTAATTGTAGATTAGAGCAGAACAGGCGTTGGTTATTCATGAACATCGATCATagcttttctctcctctcttcttcttcaattcttcttcttttttatttttttgatggttgaATTTCGCAGCTTTTATATATAAATTGCAGAAATGCTGGAAAGGTACGTAAGAGTTGGCTTTTTCGGAACTTCTGTTATTCTCTCCCTGAGACCAATTTGAAGAACACTAGCCTACCATGCATGGGACGAAATTAATGGAAAGAACGTAACATCTAAATTACTGTGTATAATAGGATATTACAAACGTGACATCTAATTACTGTACGTATAATAGGATATTACAGTTACGTCACTTAATTAGCTTAAATAAATTACAGAAAAATGCAAGCTGGGTGTAAAAATTAGCTTGTTGCACTTGCAGGTATATATGGATGTATGTTACCTAAACACAATTATATTCTTAATGTATACCTTTCAAGTTTCAACTTTTCTCAGCATATCCAAGGAATGCCAGCTAAACAACAACCCTCCTATAGAATGACCCATCACCCAGGTTCATCCCCATTACTAACTGGCGTGATTAATTATTTAGGTCGCAGACCTTGTTTCTCATTGATTCCAAGAGAGTTGTTCTTTTTTCCTTccctttaataatttattttatatcttgAGAGAAGAATTCTGAGGGAGATCATGTTCATTCCTGTTTTCCTTCTGGATGCCAAGATGGGTGGTCCAAACTGCCTTCTTTTTAAGTTTGCATCCATTTCAAACATGTATACGCAATCATGGTCCATCCAATCCTTCGACCTTAATCAACACATCGCCAATGAGTTCGACAGGAATCATTCAGGCAGAACAGCAAAACAGCTTTGTAGCATTAAAGTAGAAGTATGTACTTCCATTTGTTATTTTTCAACTTAAGCTTTTATTTTAGGAAAAACTATATAACCATATAGCAAATTGGCAACCACATCAAAACAACCCAAAGCTCCCGGTCTCCTCCACCTAAACACTAAGATTCTCCATAGCTTTCTCTGCCACGTACTGAATCAAGCGTGTGATGCTCAGATAGGAAGACCCACCCTCCTCCAGAGCCTTGTTTGCTTTCTCCCCTAACTCCTTcgctctcctcctcctctcatTCCCTTCCTCCCCTTCATCCATCAGCCTCTCTACAGCCTTCGTCAGCTGCTCTCTCTTCACCATCACTCCACCCTCCTCCCCTTTGCACCAGTCCATCGGCATTTCGACTCCGACCGCCACGCCGATCCCCAGAACCTCCACGATCAACTTCTCATTAAGGAACTGCTCGGCGAAAAGCGGCCAGGTTACCATCGGCACACCTGCGGACACTCCCTCCAGCGTCGAGTTCCACCCACAGTGCGTCACGAACCCTCCCACCGCTGGGTGCGACAGGATCATCACCTGCGGCGCCCACCCCTTGATCAAAAGACACCTCGAATCCACCCTCCCTTCTATCCTTTCCTCCACCCACTTCTCCACCTCCTCCAATGGCTTCTGACCCCCCCTGATCACCCAAATGAAAGGTCTGCTCGAAGCCAGCAAGCCGGCCCCCATCTCTCTCAGCTGCAAGGATGAAAATTTGCCCATGCTGCCGAAGCTAACGTAGATCACCGACTTGGGTTTCTTCGAATCCAACCACTTCAAGCACTGCTCCTTGTCGACCGTTGACTTATTCCCCCTCTCCGCCATGTCCGACCTTCCTTTGTTCTGAAGCGAGACCGGACCGATGGTCCACGCCTTCTTCCCCGTCGCCTTCTCGATGCGTTCCGTATATCCTGGCTCCAACTCATCAAAGCTGTTCACGATCACTCCGTCTGCCATCTCCTCAGCATCTCTGATCTCCTCGTAGATCTCCTGGTATGGGACGTCGTCGTGGAATTGCCTCGGTAGCTTCCACCTCGTCATCTCGGTCCGATGAGGCAATCCTGGCAAGATGAAAGAATCCGACATCGAGGGCATGGTCTCGTGGGTCTTGTAGTGGTGCAAgtagtggatgctcaagaggGAGAAGCAAGAGTAGCCATGGAAGGCGAGGCAAGGGACTCCGAGCTCTCGACCGACTCCTTGAGCCCATGGGTGGCCGACATCGATGATCATGCAGCTCGGAGGGAGTGAAGAGCCGCTGCGAAGGTATTGCAGAAGAGGTCCTCGTAGATGCTTTGTTGCTTGGAAGAAGTTGAGGATCAAGTCACGGGAAGGGAGGCTGTCGAGGTTCTCGCAGCCCTCCGGGAGGCCGAACTCGGCGGCGGGGAAGCGGAGGGTGACGAAATGGAGGAGGCGGCCGGAGGCGGAGATGCGGTCGATGGTGGATTGGATGCGGGCCGCATTGACGGGGGTGGTGATGATGGAGACCGTCACGCCATGCTCGGCGAGTAGGCGGGCGATGTCCACCATGGGGATCATGTGGCCTTGAGCGAGCCATGGGATTAGAACAAAGTGGAGGTTGCCCATGGTGTTGTTTTCGTCGGTGTAAGGTGTTGGGAAAAATGCTTGGAATGGTCTAAAGATCTCTCTTTTTGACCCAAAGGAGGGAGGCTTAGAACTGAGAACGGACCAGTCAACTCAATCGAATTTTATTGAACATTCAGATAagcacaagaaagaagagatcaaggaaagataaggaggaagaagaggagagggaAAGGACGAGACACCAAGAGATCTTTGCAGCTGCAAATAAGTAGGCATGGAGGTGTTCCTTGGAACAAAAAGCAGCTCATTCCTTCGAATGGGATGCTTATTAATGCCAGCCATGGATTAAAAAATTCTTGGCGTTCGGCTGGACCAAAGATCAAGTTGCATGAGATGACGAATGTGCATACGTTCAGTGAACGTGGGTAAAGGAGTTTGTCTCCTAGTTCGACAAATAATTTCTCTTCTTCAGGTGGCTGGTGCAAGAACGGGAAGTTGACACGCAACTTATTTTAAGCCGCATTACCTGAATGAGGTACGCGTCCAGTTCGATCCGGGATAGGTAGGGACTTGGGCTACAAACGTCATATCTCGTCCTTCTTACGAGACCGACAAAGAGGTGCAGAGACGTGCCGCGTAACGGCCCTCTCGCTTTTGCTCCTCGATTAGAtttttaaagtaaaaaaaaaacatAAGTTATTGCAAGCTCTTCATGCACAGCCACTCGTACTGCGGTGGGCCATGGTTGAGTGAGCGCACAATAAATGGGACCGATGCACAATCAGTAGATGATTGATGATGTGCACCAGCATGATCGTGGGATAATAATTTCTCCCTTTAGCTTCGGCTCTATCCTGCAAAGCCAAAGAAGACTTGTTCTCCAAAAAGTAAAGGAAATACAAAACAGACAAAAAAAAACAAGCTGAAATAAACAAGAAACAGGATCACGGAGGGGAGGGGGGAGGAAGACTTGTTCTCTTTAATCTAATtcgtattaaaaaaaaataaaatgcatTTGATTTGCAACCGTAATCAAAATTGAAATGGCCATGTCcttcaataaatttaatttataatagaaataaaaattaaaataagatttgtatatatataacatagataagaaaatattaaattttgaagAATTAAAATATTCTCATTCTCTCTGAAATCAAAATacgaattttttaattcaaataacttaAATAAGAATCACTCATTCTCATTCCATTTTAGAGTCCAACTCCATCTAATCAGATCAATAATATCACACCACCTGAACATCCTAaccaaataggaaaaaaaaaaaaaattttgtgcgcATATACATGCATGCgcgcacacacatacatatatatatcatcttttttctttttcttttttttacaaATGTATCCGTACCATCTAATGTcgctaaaaaataaataattcaaaattaaaataattgaaaTACTCTAACAGCTAGAggcatccaaaaaaaatttaaaaaaaaaacttcatatGAGCGTACACATAAATAGCAACTATGAAAGGTATTTATGCTATTTCTCATATCAAGAAGAGTAGAGACTcgacaaaatttattaaaaaataataaaaacttGGCTAAGATTTGCACAGTCCTCCGTGACGCGATCAAATTGATAAgtccaaaaaaaaatcaagtactattttctttaagatcttAATTTAGTCAAGTTGAAATATTAGATGGCCATTTTGGTAACTCCATTCTCCTATTTAATTTTGGCATAATTATCATTATTGAATCCATAACATTTATACATTCTTTACAATTTTGAAatatccaagtatattaaaattaaattatttatagaaGTTTAGATCAATGAGATGGTTTTTAGTACTTTATGAATGGTGAGTTATTCATTTATTCAAATGAGAATTTCAAAGAGATatcataatttaattcaaaaaaaatgatgtcaatataaaatcatatggtcTAATAATATTGATTTTTGCATCACCCTCCTGAATTTAGATTGATTGAATTATCTTCACTGAAATTGACTTCTGCCATGTGAACATATACCTCAAAAGTTGGAATTGAATTATTGTCATTTCATCTCAAAGTCCAACCAGCCTTTCATCTTCGCGCCACAAATGACCTGCTTACTCTTTGGTCAATTTCAATATCCCTTTCACCATAAAACATCCAAAACTTCTTATATACATATGATGGATAATGACTCACAGATCTACGATGGTCGATCATAGCACAGCCCTACATGTAAATAATGTCAGAAACTTCCTTGCACAACAAGAATCTAAGAGTGAAAATCCAGTTTCGcatttcaaatatttaatttagcAACAGGGGACCTTACACTGACGAAAACAGAATGTACAGTAATAACTAAGCCTACTGCATTGCAATATTAcagaaagaaaatagaaaaattttcCAGCTAGCTGCCAATCCATTCAGTTTTTGTCCATACCAAAATGTCCTCAAACTCAGCTGAAGACTGCTTGGTTCTAGTATTTGACATATTGGTAAGCGAAGTGTGCCATAACGCAGACTCCAAAAGTGCGACATCATTTAGTATAATATCTGCAAATCAGCATCCCATGTTTTAGTAAAAATGTATAAGAAGAAATTCTTTAAGAGCAAAGTTTTTTGCATTGAAGTCTATGGGAAAAAAGAAGGCTCCCTGGCATTGGTTGTGGAAATAATTAAAGCAGAATACACGCACCACTAACCAACGCATACACATAAGCTGCCAGACATCAAAGTTATCCCATTAATTTATGGATGGTCGGTGCATATAACAAATACACAATATGCAATCATAGCTCTAGGTCAAACGTGTATAAATTATTATGCCCCCAACGATGGTCGCTTTGTAACATTGTATGGAAGCAACTTGTAAGGAATGATTTAACTGTGTTAtctataatgaaaaaatatagaataattatcAGTTACCTCTATAAGAGCTTGGAGCTTGATGTGTCTTGCAACTTTCCAGCACTTGCGGGACCCAGTAATACTCTGAAAACTGAATATGGACAACCGAAAAAACGCAAAAGGTCTTGGAGTCCCTTTTCTCCACGCCAAGCATTCAGTGAATTTATGCGGTTGATGTAAGTTCTACCTTCATAGATATAATAGAGCTGCTGCCACAACAATGCACTTAAACCAATCTCCACAGGCAGGCATGCAAATGCCAAATAAATAAGAACAAAGCCTCTTGCTGAGAGGCGCAGCGCTGAGCTAGCTAAGGCCGCAATGATCTCCTTTGCTAACCTTGCACCACTCACATCGTGGAAGCCAGTTGAGCCAAGTGTTCTAAACTCCAAAGGAGGCCACGTATGAGACCCAGCAAATGATTTCATCAGGACAACATAAGTGCAACTAATGTGCAATGAAAAACCGGTGGTTTGCTGCTCCTACGCGATTGCCTATCTGAAGAGAAGGTAAACCATATAAATGGATCTGCATGAACTCCTGTTCTTATCATGATTACAAATGTGATGTAGTTTACTAGATTAATTAGTTTTCACTGCAACGTTACattcattttaattttatacatgaacatataatcaaaaaatatacAGTCAAGCAAATCTAAATACTAAAATGCTACCACAGTCATATGATAACCATAACCAAAAAGTCCCATCCATCTGTTCAGGAAAAACTATCTTATAGATCAAAATCTGCTCCAATCAAATGTTGCATGCTCTAATGCCTTTCTCAACCTCTAATTAGAAGATCATCTAGGTTAGTAAGATTTTCTCTACCATGAAAACTAGAGGTGAATATGGATCAGGTGCAGTCCATCTGGATTTGTTTCCATTTCCAAATGTATCCGGACATCAACGTAAATAGcaccaactaatatccatatctttATTTGTATCGATCAAAGAAAAGTGGATGATATACAATTATCATACCCGTGCCCAAATTTCCCATTTCATTTGCTATCCTATTTAATCTCTTATAGCTCTCACAAACTTCAAAGGGAACTGAATAACAAAATCAACGTCTTTGCTTCAATTTATCTTCCATATAGTGACATTTTTTATTTGATGACTCATAAAATTTAACTGTCCAATTTACTTCCATATTTACATCCATATTTACATCCATGTTCCCAATATTCGGTTTGTATCCATATatgtttaaaacaaatatgaatataaatttgagCATCCAATTAATGTCCATATCCATATCGTATTTGGCATACTGATATGGATATACTTATAGTTGATCCATTTTCAACCCTACGAGAAATGAAATCTTCCGTATAATTTTGTCTCTCTTCACATGTCCTAACAATATGTTTTATCACTTGGTACAACTCTTAAACTTCCTTTCTTGTACAAATATTAACTCTATCCAACTTAGTTATAAAGCATCTATAAAAAAATCTGACAAAAACAACACAGAACACCAATAGAAGCTCTCCTTGTACAAGGTAACACCTTATGGATCTTATCcactgaatttaaaaaaaattcccaACCTAGGTTCGTTTAGTGCAAAGCACTTCCAAATCTTGGGATGACCAAGTGACATCCAATTAATGTGTTGAGTCTTAAAGTAAACCAATCCCTTAAAGAAACTACGAGCAACTGCAATCAAATATTCCAGAGTCTGATAGAAATTGGAACAGCAGGAGACTTGCAAGTCAGATCTTTAAAGAAAGTTGCCAGAGTTAATCCCCTTCATGGATCCATGAAATGACACAGTAATCACATTTCCACTTCAAGAGTCCCTTTTCATTAATTTTGTTATTCACCTCAGGCCCATGTGCTGCAACATGTCATTATTTTATTTCTGTCTGTTCCACAATAAAAGTTTGCACTTTTGCATCCTTTTAAAAGCTGCCTCTATCTCAAGCAGTATTATTCTAAGTCTGTCTTCCATGCACTGATCTGTGCCTAACCTAACAGCTTCCAAAATATCCACAGGACCTATAAATGCACCTGTCCAAGCACAGTTATAAGATTCTAAGTTTATAATTATAAGGTGAGGAAAATGGGAAAGAAACTAGCTGGTCATGGTTAGATCAATCCATCATCTTCTATTACGATTCAGAAAAATTCAGTCCAATAAATTTCAACAGTGGAAGAAGGGGCAGTAAGTAACCATTTCACTTACAAATGGGCAATGATGATCCATGTCCAACACACACATTCTAAATGAACGGCAGGCTTTGGCTTTGCACGGTAAACACAAAAAGTGTAGTACTCTAGGTCACCTTTTGCCACAACATGAAAACTACCCCAGAATATGTTTGGTGGTGAGCCAGCAGACCTAAAGGCTGCCAGGCAGAAGCTAAATATGGTACTGACAGACAAAATGGCTGTTATTGTGGAGTGGAAAATCCCACAAAAATAGCTGACTGAGAAAACAACTGGGTATACCGCCCAAACACCAGCACCTGTCATGAATAAAAAGCCAGACAAAAAAATATACATGAAATAACTTAATGTAAAAACTGGATGCAGCATCAAAAAACTTAACATCCACATCttgatgtttcaaaaaaaaaaatgcaaacaaGAATTTACTGATCAAACATGTAAACtaagtgaagaaagaaatgaCTTTGCATCTTACATATCACAAATAACACGAAGATGAGAAGAATAGTAACAAAGAACCGGTCCCGCACAAGTCTCCAACGAGAAAAGCATATACTATCAGGTTTCCTCAAAGCTTTGTTTTCGTGAGTTATTGCTCCACACCATCCACACTTGAATATAGTTGAATCAGTTTCAAGAAAAAGGTGCAACCCACAGCCCCAACATGTTGTCTCATGATCCTCTGATATGGATGCAGTACAGTGCCCTTCCTACATACAAAGACATTTCATGTTTGAAAATAAGCTCCATTATATGAATGTACTTGTCATCATACATAAAAGAACTAACATCTTGAGCCTTGGAAGGCAATTCTTTATTGAAGGACATTAAAAGACAACCCAGCTAATGGTCAAGCAAGAATCAGCATTGAGTCTATTGTTAGCATACCAAGAAACTGGCTGTGCAAAGTCATGAGCGAAAACAGGGCAATCAAgtgaaaaagtcaatacattttAGCTCAAGCATAATTCTAGATATCCCTTAAAAAGTAGTCCAAGCATGCAAATTTGgttaaaaacaaataaaaaagtaaaaacttGATTCATGCCTGGATTGAACCAATTAGCTAAGGAGACCACGTGGTTACTAGAAATGTACCATCTATGTTGTATTAGTTATTGTTCAATGTTATTATTTTCCTTTGTTTAATGCAGTGAAGTCTACATGCTATTGATTCTCTGATGAGACTTAGGGCTTGCCCTTTGGTCTTGGCCCCTTCTTTTTTCATATACATACTTTCGCTTTCTTATGATATTAATTACATTTTTTTTGATGGCTCAGAACAGATCATGTAATAGAACGTTCCAAtacgatctaatctaaaattatgtCTAGATTCCAAAACCATTGCAAAGCCAAATATTGACTACAAGATTTCAGTATTTTGCTGCAGTAAGACCTATGGAATAAACACTACGAGTTACAAACCGTTTGTGCATGCTACCAAGATAAAAGGGCCGATAACTGACATTTACACATTAGGCTGCAGAGGCCAACTCAAAGTGGAAATTACCAGATGAAGCCCCTGAAAATTTGGCATTCATCCAAAAAAAGTGTCTAAAGGCCACACCAATCTGCAATCCTAGTGCCGAATACTAGATGAGACCACAAACAAGACAAACCCATGTTCAGAAACAACATCAATGAAAAGTCAACATGAGATTAACTTGCTTGAAGGTAGGGTGCCTGACAAATTGAACTAACAAGAGGTTGGCAATGTCAAATAATTATCTCCGCTCAAACTTGTAAAATCCAACTGATTATATTGGTGAAACTAAACATAGGTTATATTAGTGGCCCTGGTCCAGTCAACAGAACTTGGTTAAAACTTTGACCAGTTTGATAGGTCTTACCTAGGTATTATGACCTCACTTGTTCCTATGCATTATGTCATCTTGGTCACAAACTGTCTTCGATACAGAATACAGTTATTCAGGCATTATAATCTATGCAATGCTCATTCAATATGTCCTACTCTTGTTTTGTCCCCAGCATTCTGAAACTTCATACAACATCAGCAGCCTTGCTCATGTCAACTCTCCAGCAAAAAAGCTCCACTTCATTCATACACTCAAATTACGTCGAATGTCTTCATAAATTCCTCGTGGACAAATAGACGTGTTCTAATTAATTACGAACTGTATTCCACATGTTAAAGGCTTCAAAAGAGAAATTACAACTCATTTAAGATAGGCGTGTCTTCCATAATCATGAAaacaagataaaaaaataaaattagtagaagaaatcattcaaAAGGAATTTATAGGGGGGGAAAAAAAGATTGTATAGGATCCAGGAGAGATTCTTATCAGCTCaagaatcaaaaagaaagaagaaaagaaataggAAAATAACTGCAGGCAAAGCAAAAACCGCACAAACTTTGGATCACCCACGAATTACACGGCGAACACTGTGGATTGCAACTTTATAAAGAGAACAAAAAAGTCGAATTTCCAGTAGTTTTCCACCGCCCAAATATGGTAGAAACGCAAGGAACCAAGAGAAAAATATCCACAATCAAAAGCCACAGCTCAGCTAATTAGATTCTCGATCCTACATTAGTAGAGAATTGAGAAAAAACACCATATCAATAGAACCCTTAAAGGAAGACAAGAATAGAATCCATAATCAGAACCGCAGAGCACTAAAGGAGCGAGAGAGATGATACCTTGACCGTT is a genomic window containing:
- the LOC105055414 gene encoding transcription factor bHLH112 isoform X1, with amino-acid sequence MGEETHGSGRMSETQQWVSLPANGPIVSTSSTSFLEISNPLRARDNEIFQSSSHMSDGIVEAATVQPIKEEDHRQDLVQPLEHFSSNIPSSLLNNTEGETCPPFPMLNHSGHILLFDNSRIKKPSPDSCSFSSQQKHLEKPITSRITPLKVRKEKLGDRFAALQQLVSPFRKTDTASVLVDAIEYIKCLHEQLTVLCSPYVKMIYEIKKEMGGKEDLRSR
- the LOC105055415 gene encoding UDP-glycosyltransferase 73C5-like; translated protein: MGNLHFVLIPWLAQGHMIPMVDIARLLAEHGVTVSIITTPVNAARIQSTIDRISASGRLLHFVTLRFPAAEFGLPEGCENLDSLPSRDLILNFFQATKHLRGPLLQYLRSGSSLPPSCMIIDVGHPWAQGVGRELGVPCLAFHGYSCFSLLSIHYLHHYKTHETMPSMSDSFILPGLPHRTEMTRWKLPRQFHDDVPYQEIYEEIRDAEEMADGVIVNSFDELEPGYTERIEKATGKKAWTIGPVSLQNKGRSDMAERGNKSTVDKEQCLKWLDSKKPKSVIYVSFGSMGKFSSLQLREMGAGLLASSRPFIWVIRGGQKPLEEVEKWVEERIEGRVDSRCLLIKGWAPQVMILSHPAVGGFVTHCGWNSTLEGVSAGVPMVTWPLFAEQFLNEKLIVEVLGIGVAVGVEMPMDWCKGEEGGVMVKREQLTKAVERLMDEGEEGNERRRRAKELGEKANKALEEGGSSYLSITRLIQYVAEKAMENLSV
- the LOC105055414 gene encoding uncharacterized protein isoform X2, translated to MGEETHGSGRMSETQQWVSLPANGPIVSTSSTSFLEISNPLRARDNEIFQSSSHMSDGIVEAATVQPIKEEDHRQDLVQPLEHFSSNIPSSLLNNTEGETCPPFPMLNHSGHILLFDNSRIKKPSPDSCSFSSQQKHLEKPITSRITPLKVRKEKLGDRFAALQQLVSPFRKIYEIKKEMGGKEDLRSR
- the LOC105055414 gene encoding transcription factor bHLH153 isoform X3 gives rise to the protein MSDGIVEAATVQPIKEEDHRQDLVQPLEHFSSNIPSSLLNNTEGETCPPFPMLNHSGHILLFDNSRIKKPSPDSCSFSSQQKHLEKPITSRITPLKVRKEKLGDRFAALQQLVSPFRKTDTASVLVDAIEYIKCLHEQLTVLCSPYVKMIYEIKKEMGGKEDLRSR